One Acetobacteroides hydrogenigenes genomic window carries:
- a CDS encoding 1,4-dihydroxy-2-naphthoate polyprenyltransferase — protein MSSFKSWLKAARLRTLPLALSSIILGGALAAFEFQARWDILALALVTALFLQILSNFANDYGDSEKGTDNQHRVGPKRTVQSGEISPAQMRKAMVVMALLALASGLTLVFVGTKGIAIWKTLLFIVLGLGCIAAAVKYTVGEKAYGYRGLGDLFVFIFFGLTGVVGTYFLSTQQVFWGAWLLGSSVGLFSVGVLNLNNMRDIVNDRNSGKLTIPVRLGFNRAKLYHIGLIGGGLLFALIHTVAYFQCCWMLLPFLSVFLFVRDLKEIVLIKDPAMLDPYLKKLSLSTFVFVLLYSAGLYLSMI, from the coding sequence TTGTCAAGTTTTAAATCGTGGCTTAAGGCTGCACGTCTGCGGACGTTACCGTTGGCCCTATCCAGCATTATTTTAGGAGGAGCGCTGGCTGCGTTCGAGTTTCAGGCAAGGTGGGATATTCTTGCATTGGCGTTGGTAACAGCACTTTTTTTGCAGATACTTTCAAATTTTGCCAACGATTACGGCGATTCAGAAAAAGGAACCGATAATCAGCATAGGGTAGGCCCTAAGCGGACGGTTCAAAGTGGTGAGATTAGCCCTGCACAAATGCGCAAGGCAATGGTGGTAATGGCATTGCTAGCGTTAGCATCGGGCTTAACGTTGGTGTTTGTAGGAACAAAGGGTATTGCTATCTGGAAAACACTTCTTTTTATCGTATTAGGTCTTGGCTGTATTGCTGCCGCGGTAAAGTACACGGTTGGCGAAAAGGCATACGGCTATCGTGGATTGGGCGATCTTTTCGTATTTATATTTTTTGGGCTTACAGGTGTTGTAGGAACCTATTTTCTTAGCACCCAGCAGGTGTTTTGGGGGGCTTGGCTTCTTGGTTCATCTGTTGGACTGTTTAGCGTAGGGGTGCTAAACCTAAACAACATGCGCGACATAGTAAACGATCGCAACTCGGGGAAACTAACTATTCCCGTAAGGTTGGGATTTAATAGGGCAAAGCTTTATCATATTGGACTAATTGGGGGTGGATTGCTTTTTGCATTGATTCATACGGTGGCCTACTTTCAATGCTGCTGGATGCTGCTTCCCTTTCTTTCAGTCTTTCTATTTGTCCGCGATCTTAAGGAAATAGTGCTGATAAAAGATCCAGCGATGCTCGATCCCTATCTAAAGAAGCTATCGCTATCGACTTTTGTATTTGTGCTGCTGTATAGCGCTGGCTTATATTTGTCGATGATTTAA
- the menC gene encoding o-succinylbenzoate synthase, whose translation MNATVVPYTLQFARPAGTSRGVYNIRKSWFIVLRDGSRVGVGECAPLPNLSCDDLPNYEERIDHFCRIIERDGGFDLEELRQYPSILFGFETALRDLHSTNHILWDTPFSRGEQGLTINGLIWMGTHEYMLQQIGEKVEKGFRCLKLKVGAIDFDEELDLIKRIRQRFAPDDLEIRLDANGGFTPANALTRLSDFAKYTIHSIEQPIRAGQIAEMACLVRKTPIPIALDEELIGVNTPSQKRLLLDEINPHYTILKPSLHGGLMGSQEWIDLASERNIGWWITSALESNVGLNAIAQWCASLGVTMPQGLGTGMLFTNNFVSPLYIDGQELMYRNGGVWNLNGIVSSE comes from the coding sequence ATGAACGCAACCGTTGTTCCATATACGCTCCAGTTTGCACGCCCTGCCGGAACTTCGCGTGGGGTGTACAATATTCGTAAATCGTGGTTTATTGTTTTGCGCGATGGCAGTAGGGTAGGAGTAGGCGAGTGTGCTCCGTTGCCTAATCTCAGCTGCGACGATTTGCCCAACTACGAGGAGCGAATCGACCATTTTTGCAGGATTATCGAACGTGATGGAGGTTTCGACCTAGAGGAACTTCGGCAATATCCTTCTATCCTTTTTGGCTTTGAAACGGCGCTTCGCGATTTACACTCTACGAATCATATTCTATGGGATACGCCTTTTTCAAGAGGTGAACAGGGGTTAACCATCAATGGGCTAATCTGGATGGGCACTCACGAGTACATGCTTCAGCAGATAGGCGAAAAGGTTGAGAAAGGTTTTCGCTGCCTTAAGCTAAAGGTGGGGGCAATTGATTTTGACGAGGAGCTAGACCTGATTAAACGGATACGGCAGCGGTTTGCTCCCGACGATTTGGAGATACGCCTGGATGCAAATGGTGGCTTTACGCCTGCAAATGCACTTACACGACTATCGGACTTTGCTAAATACACCATTCACTCTATAGAACAGCCTATACGTGCCGGACAGATTGCCGAAATGGCCTGTTTGGTAAGAAAAACACCAATTCCAATTGCCCTAGACGAGGAGTTGATTGGCGTAAATACCCCATCTCAAAAACGGCTTTTGCTTGACGAGATTAATCCCCACTATACTATTCTTAAGCCAAGCCTTCACGGTGGATTAATGGGATCGCAGGAGTGGATTGATCTTGCCTCGGAGAGAAACATCGGCTGGTGGATTACCTCGGCTCTAGAATCAAATGTTGGCTTAAATGCTATTGCGCAGTGGTGTGCATCGCTTGGCGTTACCATGCCGCAAGGCTTGGGAACTGGGATGCTTTTTACAAATAACTTCGTTTCCCCTTTGTACATCGATGGCCAAGAGTTGATGTACCGAAATGGAGGTGTGTGGAACTTGAATGGGATAGTGAGTAGTGAGTAG